The DNA sequence TTGTTGTAATATCTGATGTATTAATTAATTGATGTAATTTATGTGTACATTATTTATGCTTTTTTTATGTATTTGCTCTTATTTTTCGTTCTTTTGTTTCTATAACTTTTTAATATTTGTTTTGGGTTTTTATTTAAAGTAATTACATATAATAAATGACTAGAATGAATTTTATTAAACAAATTACATCTTTATTTCTTGAATTTATTAGGCAaactattatttttaaaaaaaatatttttttttgtacTTTGAACTCTGTACTTTCTGATGTATTAATTAATTGATATAACTTATTTGTacattttttcatatttttttgtTTATAAATTTGTTTTTTATATTTGTTTGTTTATATAGCTTTTTGATATTTGTTTAGGATTTTTGTATAAAATAATTAGATATTATAAATGATTAAAATTGGTATAATTGAACAAACAACATTTTTATTTAATGAGATTagtttttttcattttttatttaatGAGATTAGTTTTTTTCATTGAACTTTGAACTTAAGTATTTCAACTTAAACTTGAGTGAGGTTGTTTTAGTAATTTGTTTCATTTTTCttgaaatattattttattttgttgtACTTTGAACTTCATGTATTAATTAATTGATGTAACTTAATTATgcatttttgttattttttatttatgttattattctttatatatgtttgtttctttctatcatttttttatatttgtttaggGGTTCTTTATATTTGTTTGTTTATGTAGTATTTTGATATTAGTTTAGGggtttatttaaaataattacatattataAATGATTAGGATGAGTTTTATTGAATAAACCACATTTTTATTTTATGAGTTTATTAGCCAATCTactttttttatataaaaaatgaaTTAATTTTTTGTACTTTGAATTCCGGTGTTTAACTTAAAGTGTGTGCGAGGAAGATAAATTGTTTATTTTatgaaatgattttgtggtttcaaaatgataatttttatttatatatttaaattattttgtctATAGTTTTATCATATACTTTTATTTATCTTTTAGTTATTTCATTCTTTCTAATATATTATTCTGTTTTGTTGTACTTTGAACTTCTCTGCTTTctgatttaataattatttgatataacttttttgtaaattttttgtacaatttttatttttatatttgttctgtatatatgtttgtttgattttatagttttttaatatttttttagggtgttttttaaataattacaCATTATAAATTATTAGAATAAATTTTATTGAACAACCTacatcagtttttttttaaagaaataattgatttttttgttGTGCTTTGAACTTTAGCGTGTGTGAGGATGCTAGCTGTTTTAGTTATTAAATGACCTTATAGACCTGACCATCAAACCATCTAACAATACCATTTTAATTTAAGTGGTTTAcactaattatatatatatgatataattattagttttattaatagtttgatatattataatattttaacttAAATTAATTGCTCTTTATTGTCAATATTTACCTATTATAAATGTATTAGAAATAATTAGAGTTTATTGTGAAAATTAACTTTTCCAGCATATATACATAATAATACTGCAACATCAAATTTTTGGGGAAACATTTTATTGGTAATTACTATTTTACCTCTGTATTTCattaaatgttaaaaattgaTGTTTTGGATGGGAACTATCTATATAATATAACGATTTGAGGCTTGATTAATTAACTCGTTTATATATACTAGATTTATACTAGGGCAAAACAACAAGAGTATATATTTTAAgggctgagttctatggagtccacctttttgtcggagtcctcggagtccatctacgttatgcaaataaaatatattgtaaaacgtgttattttgcaaaacatgttacacaaatagcataacttcaacaaaatcatgcaaatctcatatatttacagtacaatatgtatgttctgcaacatgaacatttatgttctgcaaattAAACATATTTTGTAGAATAATAAATTTTTGCAGAACATCCaattaaaaggtggactccatagaaatTTACTCTATATTTTAATTGTATAACTTTTTATTTATAGTTAAATTTAGAGTTCATAGAAAACTTTAACAAATTTCTTGTGTAACATAGCCAACATCAAGTTTTTGGGGAAACATTTTATTCATAATTACTATTTTACCCCTGTATTTTATTAAATGTTAAAAATTATTGTTTTGGATGGGAATCGAACACAAGTCAACTATTTGTAAATTTAGCATATCAACCACTTGAGTTAGAGACACATTTGTATAACTATTGATAACATTAAGTGTTGAGGTAGAGGTTATTTATTTACACTGTGTCTTACTCtatatttaatttgatatttattttaatatatctATAAAATATAACGATTTGAGACTTGATTAATTAACTCATTTTTATATAGTAGCTTTATACTAGGGCAAAACAGCAAgagtatatatattttaattgTACAACTTTTTATTTATAGTTAAATTTAGAGTTCATAGACAACTTTAATAAAAAAAATCGTTTTAAACCCAAATTTCTTGTGTAACATAGCCAACTTATTCTAATCAACGAACCGAAGCATGATCTTTTAATCatagtaattttaaaaatatatttttctttgTAACCATCAAAACATGTTAGCCTCTTTATACTaattttataaaagaataatgtagaATATTCATAAGCATAAAATATACAGTATCGATAGACGAACATTCGATAAGTAAATAAATTCATCAAATAAATTAATAATCTCGGTAAATAAGAAAAAATTACATTCATGAATGTATTCATTCATCGAGATTTTATTGTACATGTTTGTGACTGTTCTAGGGATGAGCAAACCCGGACCAAAAACTGAAACTGAAACCAAGACCGAACAAAACTGAACCAAACCGCACCATTAAAAACTGAACCAATTAATGACCAAACCTAATAAAAATCGATCTGATAATATGGCTGTGGTTtggttttaatattttttaaatcgAATATAAACCAACCGAACCAAACCCTTCACAAATTTTCAACACATCTGTAATTCACAAGTCAATTGATTACCCTCCATTTTCATTACTTTGGTAATTTGGTTGATTACTTTTTACCAATTAAAATTGAGGTATAATTTATAGTCTTACAACACAATCAAATAATCATGTTTATCCCAACAGGAGCAAAATGACAAGGGGATAGGCCGGTACAAAAATAACTCGATACTTTTTTTAGTCATCTATGGAAGGAGGTTGTAAAGAAATAGATTTGAGACGAAAATATTTAAAGAAAAAGATTTTTCTCTTTCCcaaaatatatgtatatccaTTCACGATCTTATAATAAGAGTAGAAGATCATTCCCTATGAATCAATAATTAGTTAAAAATTATGAACATAAAATCATATTTATGAATAAATAATTTAGAATCAATCTATACCCCCGTAAGCACATAATATGTGACGTCGAGTATGCCCATGAATTGTATGGTGGAAGTAATTAATACCGTTGATATTTGAACATGGTGAGAAGATAAAAAAAACTCTTAAAACAACACACATAACGACCATCGCCCATTTCacgataattttaaaattttcaatactgttaaaaactaaaaatatctcggtatgaaatatttAGCTACCATAATTAATAATAATCATGCTCTTTTTCAATGATTTGGATCAATTCTTATTGCGTAGttaattcaaataatttattttaaagaGTAAAATGTTCGATAAaggaaattaaaataatattttcctTTATACTACAATCACTTTGAATATTACACGTTCTTacatattttttataaatatacccatatttttcagttacaaatatttgtaaaatatatatttaataaatattaaaatatataaaaattaatagaTAAGAATTGTCAGTGCCTTCCACGGGTTTAGGAGCTAGTTATGTATTACCATCCAAAATCCAAAATCCTTTTCAACAATAACCAAGGGGTAATATTTTTCTCTTTCCTTTTCATTAAAATCGTTGATTATATCTTATTTCGATTTTTGTAATTGTTTTGTTTATTAGTTATGTTCTTGTTaattatatattcatataatTACCCCCGGTTGCGTTTCATAGCAGAAGTGATGCCCGATAATTGTCATATAGTATAGCCTCAGTTGGTCAAGTTTTTAGGTATTTACATAAAGGTTGATCAGAATCATTATTTAATTGAAATAAATCATATGAGAACAAATAATATGAGAACTTAGAAGTTGCTGATCTATCCCGGTTATATTAGAATAGTAAAAGGATCATAATCTAGAGGTAATCATCATTGAAAAGACAaagaatttatttatttttcatttgaAGGAAAAATTATCACGGCTAAAAATATGACTGATTTTAAATGACAAGTTTTAAATTTGTCATTTTAAATTCTAACCTATAATAAATTTTGAATGtcttattataaaaaaaattcaaacttATTATTTGATAAATTGAGAATTTCAAAGGAAATCCACATCCTCATCGGTACACGGGCCATAATTATGTTTGTACTGATAATTTGATATTTGAAGGTGATCACACTTTAGCTTGGGAAACAAATCTGCAACAATCCACTGGGTAATAAGGTGGTTAGCCTTCTGTGACATATGTATTCCATCCCAACTTAAATGCGTATCAGAATCTTGACATGACAGAACACCAGGATCGCCACACCTTCTTTCATTGTTGTAGTTAAGAATCCCACCGGTTCCACAACAAACTCTTAGTGTGGATGTTATTCCTAGCAATATAAAACAGATCATCAAATATCAATCATCCCTATAAACTAGAAGGTAATTACTGTCCGTATCAAATTTGACTTGGTTTACTAAAGAAGAAAGAAATTTAGAAATGTTTACCAAAATATGCGGCATTTTCCAGAAGCCATTGGTAGGCATTGTAGTAGTCCCCGTACAAAATAACAATATGGGGATATTCATCTTGTAATGTTGTTATAGCGTTCTGTAGATGTTCGTTGTGGAACACAGCAAACCGGTTCATGAGTTCCACACACTGATATTTGTCAGAAGTTGTTGTGTTACTACTTTGGTAAGTTGTAACTGATACCGGATAACATCCGAAAGGAAAACTTCCTTGAACAATTATTTTGGCACCCCCAAGATCTATGATACTCTGTCATTCCATACAACTCTTTAGCCGTATGAAAACAGAAACCAGTTAATGGATACAATAGAAAATTGAATAACTAACCCTTATGCCATCCATGATTACTTGAACAACTTCAGGCACCATTTCATGAATCTCGTCAGGATTTGTGCCTTGTAAAAATGCATAATTGTAGTCATTGCCTCC is a window from the Apium graveolens cultivar Ventura chromosome 1, ASM990537v1, whole genome shotgun sequence genome containing:
- the LOC141706818 gene encoding acetylajmalan esterase-like; the protein is MYQFGDSISDTGNKIVEDPFTQCGRPPFGESFSLGPSGRCSNGFLMIDYIALGAGIPLLKPYLGVDKDFSNGVDFAVSGSATLSAIMLSKRNIIQKSTNSSFGKQVDRLITHLTTICNSKIATREYLKDALFIIGEMGGNDYNYAFLQGTNPDEIHEMVPEVVQSIIDLGGAKIIVQGSFPFGCYPVSVTTYQSSNTTTSDKYQCVELMNRFAVFHNEHLQNAITTLQDEYPHIVILYGDYYNAYQWLLENAAYFGITSTLRVCCGTGGILNYNNERRCGDPGVLSCQDSDTHLSWDGIHMSQKANHLITQWIVADLFPKLKCDHLQISNYQYKHNYGPCTDEDVDFL